The Streptomyces hundungensis genome contains the following window.
TTCCCGAAGGCCTCTTCCAGGTGCTGCCGGGAGCGGGCGCCATCGCGGGGAACGCCCTGGTGGAACACCCCGGCGTCGCGAAGATCGTCTTCACCGGCTCGACCCGGGTCGGCAAGCAGATCATGGCCACGTGCGCCGAGCGCGTGAAGCGGGTGACCCTCGAACTCGGAGGCAAGAGCCCCAACATCGTCTTCGCGGACGCCGACATCGAGGCGGCCGCGGCCGCCACCCCCATGTCCTTCCTCGACAACTCCGGCCAGGACTGCTGCGCCCGCACCCGCATCCTGGTCCAGCGCACCGCGTACGACCGCTTCATGGACCTGCTCGGCCCCGGGATCGAGCAGATCGTGGTCGGCGACCCGTCGGACGAGAAGACGCAGATGGGCCCGTTGATCTCACGCGTCCAACTGGAGCGGGTCCGCTCCTATGTCGCCGACGACGCGCCGGGCCTGCGCGGCAGCGCGCCCGAGGGGCCCGGGTTCTGGTTCCCGCCGACCGTCCTGACCGGGCTCGACCCGGACGCGCCCGCCGCCGTCGAGGAGGTCTTCGGGCCGGTCGCGGTCGTCCTGCCCTTCGAGGACGAGGAGGACGCGGTGCGGCTCGCCAACGCCACCGAGTACGGGCTCTCCGGGTCGATCTGGACCCGGGACGTGGGCCGCGCGCTGCGCGTCTCGCGGGCCGTCGCGGCCGGCAACCTCTCCGTCAACTCCCATTCCAGCGTGCGCTATTCGACCCCCTTCGGCGGCTACAAGCAGTCCGGCCTCGGCCGCGAGCTCGGCCCCGACGCCCTCACCGCATTCACCGAGACCAAGAACGTCTTCATCAGCACGGAGGCCTGAGCACCCATGACCGACGACACCGCAACGACCTCGGGGGGCTCCCCCCGGACCCCCGTCTGCCGCCGCCTGGTCGGCCGCACCGCCGTCATCACCGGAGCCGGCAGCGGCATCGGCCTCGCCACCGCCCGGCGCCTGGCCGCCGAGGGCGCCCACGTGGTGTGCGGCGACATCGACGAGCGCGCCGGAAAGGCCGCGGCCGAAGCCGTCGGCGGCACCTTCGTCCGGGTCGACGTCACCGACCAGGAGCAGGTCGAGGCCCTCTTCAAGACGGCCTTCGACACCTACGGCAGCGTCGACATCGCGTTCAACAACGCGGGCATCTCGCCGCCCGACGACGACTCCATCCTCACCACCGGGCTCGACGCCTGGCGCCGCGTCCAGGAGGTCAACCTCACCTCCGTCTATCTGTGCTGCAAGGCCGCGCTGCCGTACATGCAGCGCCAGGGCCGGGGCTCCATCATCAACACCGCCTCGTTCGTGGCCGTCATGGGCGCGGCCACCTCGCAGATCTCCTACACCGCCTCCAAGGGCGGCGTGCTCGCCATGTCCCGCGAGCTCGGTGTGCAGTTCGCCCGCGAGGGCATTCGCGTCAACGCGCTGTGCCCGGGCCCGGTCAACACCCCGCTGCTCCAGGAGCTGTTCGCCAAGGACCCGGAGCGCGCGGCGCGCCGTCTGGTGCACATTCCGGCGGGCCGGTTCGCCGAGGCCGACGAGATCGCCGCCGCCGTCGCCTTCCTCGCCAGCGACGACTCCTCGTTCATCAACGCCACCGACTTCCTGGTGGACGGCGGCATCTCCGGGGCGTACGTCACCCCCCTCTAGGACCGTCCACCCCGGTTGTTCACCCCGGGGTCACCCACCCGGCAGCCGGGCGTCGCACGACGCCCGGCTGTGCTGTCTACCGTCCGCGATGATCCACCCGACGACAGGAGTCCGCCAGCGTGTCCACGTCCAGCACCGCCCGGCGCCTGCCGGTCCTCGCCGCGGCCCTCTCCCTGGCCGCCGCCGGCCTTGCCGCCGCCCAGCCCGCCGAGGCGCGGACGCCCCACTGTCCCCAACTGACCGTCTCCGACGGGTGGTACGGGGACAACCAGGCCCGCATCCAGGACCTGATCGACACCTACGGGACGTGCGGTGCGGGCGCGGGCCACGGCAAGAAGCCGGTCGCAGTCTTCGACTGGGACAACACCGTCGTCAAGAACGACGTCGGCGACGCCACGATGTACTGGCTGCTGCGCAACTCCAAGATCCAGCGCCCGGTGCGCGGGGACTGGCACACCACCAGCCGCTATCTGACCGACGACGCGGCGACGTCCCTCGCCGCCGCCTGCCCGGCCGGCCGCTCCACCACCCTGCCGACCGCCACCGACACCCGGTGCGCCGATGAGATGCTCGCGGTCTACGGCGAGGGCAGGACCGGCAAGGGCGCCCCCGCCTTCGCCGGCTACGACCGCCGCACCATCGAGCCCTCCTACGCCTGGCTCGCCCAGCTCCTGCACGGCTGGACCCCGGCCCAGGTCAGGGCCTTCGCGAGCGCGGCCCGCACCCAGAACCTCAACGCGCCGGCCGACGCCGTCCAGACCGTGGGCAGCAACACCAGGGCGACGGCGTGGGTGCGCTACTACGACCAGCAGCGCGACCTGATCCGCACGCTGAAGAAGGCGGGCTTCGACGTCTGGATCACCTCCGCCTCGCCCGAGCCCGTCGTCGACGCCTGGGCGCGCGGCGCGGGCGTCGAGCCGGACCACGCCATCGGCATCCGCTCCACCACCGAGCACGGCCGCATCACCTCCCACCTCAAGGGCTGCGGCGCCGCCAAGGACGGCGACGACTCGATGATCACCTACATCGACGGCAAGCGCTGCTGGATCAACCAGGAGATCTTCGGCGTGCGGGGCGCCGCCGCCGAGAAGGTCCAACCCGCCACCAGGCGCCAGGTGTTCGCGGCCGGCGACTCCGACACCGACGTCTCCTTCCTGCGCGACGCCACCGGGCTGCGGCTCGTCCTGAACCGCAACAAGAACGAGCTGATGTGCCGGGCGTACGACGACAGCGACGGCCGTTGGATCGTGAACCCGATGTTCATCGAGCCCAAGGGCCAAAAAGCGGCGCCCTACCCCTGCGCGACCACCGGCTACACCGACCACGACGGCACCGCGGCCCCCGTGCGCCGCGCCGACGGCTCGGTCGTCCCGAACCAGCGGGACACGGTGTACGGCGGCTGAGCACGGTCCTAGGGTGTGGGCCATGAGCATGACGACCCCGCCCGGCTGGTACCCGGACCCGGGCGCGCCCGGCACCGAACGCTGGTGGGACGGCGCCACCTGGAGCGCCCACACCCGGCCGGTGGCGGGCCGGTCCTTCGGGCCGCCGCAGCCGGTCACGCCGGTGACCGCGGTGACCGCGCCCGCCGTACGGCGACGCCGGCCGCTGGTGGTCGCCGGGTTCGCCGCCGTGGTCCTGGCGGCCGCGGTCGCCGGCGGGTTCGCCGTCCTCGGCGGCCCGGACGACGAACCGCGCACCACCGGCGCGAGCAGGAGCGCCACCGCCCCGCAGGTCGTCAACTCCCCGTCCGCGCGCCCTGGTTCGGGGCCTTCGGACGATCCCCACACCTTGGTCGACCAGCTCAACGGCATCACCCTGCCCATCCCGGACGGCTGGGAGAAGAGCGACGACATGGTGGGCGAACTCCTCACCATGGTGACGAAGGACACCTATGACTGCCCCGGCGGCTCGGGGTTCTGCCACCACGGCAAGGTCACCACGTCGACGGCGACCGCGAGCGACCTCAAGACCGCCGAAGCCGTCGCCCGGCACGACATCGCGGACGCCGCGAACGACGCCTACGACCACGACGCGGTGGGCACCCGCCTCTACAACGGCATCACCGCGCACCACGAGGTGAAGTCCGGCCCCGTGGTGGTCGACGGCCGCACCGGATACCTGGTGCGCTGGCAGGTCACGACCGGCTCGGGACCCGGCGGTTACGTCGAGTCGCTCGCCTTCCCCTCCACGGTGGGCAGCGAGGCGATGGTCATCGCGCGATTCGCCTTCGACGCGGGTCCCGACGGACCGCCGCTCGCGCTCATGGACACCATCACGCGCGGCATCGTGCCCCTCGGCGGCGGCGGGAACGGCGGAGTCGGCACCAGCCTGCCCCCTCCGTCCCCGTGACCGGCGGGCCTACAGGCTCCGTCCCCGTGACCGGCGGGCCTACAGGCTCCGTCCCCGTGACCGGCGGGCCTACAGGAAGGTCTGCCCCTCACCCCGGTACGTCGGCACGGTCGCCGTCACCCGGTCGCCCTCGACGAGGCTCAACTGCGCGAAGCGCTCGCACAGTTCACCCGCCTTGGCGTGCCGGAACCACACCTTGTCGCCGATCAGGAGATCGTCCGCCGCGGACCCCAGCAGCGGCGTCTGCACCTCACCGGCGCCCTCCTGCCCGTCATAGCGCAGCCCTTCCGGCAGATACGGCACCGGCAGCCGGTCCGCGCCGGGCGCACCCGACGCGGGATAGCCCCCGCCGAGCACGGTGACGACACCGACACCCGGCCGGCGCACCACCGGCTGGGCGAACAGCGCGGCCGGACGCCCGCTGAACGACGTGTAGTTGTCGAAGAGGCGCGGCACGTAGAGCCCCGAACCCGCGGCGATCTCGGTCACCGCCGCCTCGGCCGCGGTGTGCTGCACACTGCCGGTGCCGCCGCCGTTGACGAACTCCAGGTCCGGTGCGACCGCCCGCACCGCACGCACCACCTCGGCGCGACGCGCCGCCAGCTCCTTGCGTGCCGCGCTCTGCATCAGACGGATCGCGCGCGAGCGCAGCGGACTGCCCGCCACCGCGTCCCCGACCCCGGCGACATGACCCTCGTACGCCATCAGACCCACCAGCCGGAACCCGGGTCGGCGCGCCACCGCGCGGGCCAGCTCGGCGAGTTGGGCGGGGGTGCGCAGGGGGGAGCGGCGGGCACCGACGCGCACCCGGCCGCCGAACAGCTGGAGCGAGGTGTCCAGTTCCAGACAGACCCGCACCTCCAGGCCCCCGCCCTCGCGCGCCCCGTCCACGAGGTCGAGCTGGGCCGGATCGTCCACCATCACCGTGACGGCTTCGGCCAGCTTGGGGTCCGAGGTCAGTTCGGCGAAGCGGGCCCGGTCGGCGGACGGATAGGCGAGCAGCACGTCCTCGAACCCGGCCCGCGCCAGCCACAGCGACTCGGCGAGCGTGAACGACATGATCCCGGCGAACCCGGGCCGCGTCAGCACCCGCTCGAGGAGCGCACGACACCGTACCGACTTGCTGGCCACCCGGATCGGCTTGCCGGCCGCCCGGCGGACCAGGTCGTCCGCGTTGGCGTCGAACGCCTCCAGATCGACGATGGCCAGGGGCGCATCGAGATGAGCGGTCGTCCGGTCGTACCGGGCGCGGTCAGCGGCGCGGGGTGTCATGGCGGAAGCCTGCCAGAACGGGTTACCACAAGGTAGGGGAGGACGGGGCGGATGTGCCCGGCGGTGGCGGGCGGCCGGGGTCGATGCGGACGCGGATCCCGGCCGGTCTGCGTTCGCACGGGATCAGCCCGTAGAGTGACGCCCTGGCGGTAACGGGCTGAGCTGGACGGCAAGAGGGGCACAAGGGGGGCGGATGACCACCGACGCACGACCCCCGAGCTCCCCTCAACCACCGCCGCCCGCACCACAAGCGCAGCCCTTCGACGCCCCCGCCGCGGGTGCCCCGGCACCGACGTCCGAAGAGGCGGCGGACCGCCTCCGCTCCGCCCTCGACCTGATCGATCCGGGACCGGTCCTGCCCAACACCCCCATATCGCCCGCGCCTTCGGCCCCGCGCCCTCCCGCGATACCCCCGCCGCCCGCCGCCCCGCCCAGGCCGTTGCTCCCCCCGGAGCCGCTCTCCGACGAGCCGGGCCCGCTGCGGCCGGTGCCCGCGCGCCGGCCCGGGCGCGTGGCGGCCGCGATGATCTGCGCGGTGCTCGGCACCGGCCTCATCGGCGGGGCCGCCGCCGGCACCTGGCTCGACCACGACTCCGACGGGCCCACCGCCACCAACACCTACACGGCCGCCCGCGAGCTGTGGCACAGCGTGCCCGTCGACACCCTCTTCCCGCGCACCATCCGCGGCACAGGCGCGGGCCCCGGGGGCGCCGACCGCGAGTGGACCCGCGTCGGGGTCGCGCCGGACAGCGGATGCGCGGACGCCCTCGACCCGCTGCTGCTCACGGTCCTCCAACCGGTCGGCTGCGCCCGCATGGTGCGCGCCACCTACACCGATGCCACCCACAGCGGGGTGACCACCGTCGGCCTGGTCTTCACCGAGGGCGAACCCGCCGCGATGGCCGCCCTGGCGAACCGGTTCAGCACCGAGAAGCTGGGCGCCCGCTCCGATCTGATGCCGCGCGCCTACCCCGTCAAGGGCACCGCCGCCGCCGCGTTCGGCGACAAGCAGCGGGCGAGCTGGACGATCCGGGTCCTCACCGACGCGCCCGTGGTGGTGACCGCCACCTCCGGCTTCGCCGACGGCCGCCGCTTCGCCGCCCCCCAGTCCGCCGAGCAGGCCACGGCCGGCGGCGCGAGCGGACCCGTCGCCGAATCGGGTCTCGGCCATGACGCCAAGGGCATCGCCGACACCGTCGAACGCGGCTTGCGCAAGAAGGCCGCCGCCAGCCCGGAGCCCGCCCCATGAACCGAACCTCCGCGACCGGGACCTCTGCGCCCGGAACGTCCGGGACCCGAACCTCCAGGACCCGAACCTCCAGGGCCCGAACCTCTGCGACCGGGGCCTCCGCGGCCCGAACCACCGGGGCCCGAACCTCCGCGACCGGGGCCTCCGTTGGCGTGACCGCGCCCTCCTGGCCCGCGTCCGTTCCGGCCGGCTCCGCCCCCCGGCTGCCGCGCCGCGTCGCCGCCCTCGCCTCGGTGGCCGTGCTCACCCTGCTGCTCTCCGCCGCGCCGGCCCACGCCGACGGCATCCGGGACCGGCAGTGGGAGCTGGCGGCCATGCACACCGAGCAGGCGTGGCGTACGACCAAGGGCGCGGGCGTCACCGTCGCCGTTCTGGACACCGGGGTCGACGGCAGCCATCCCGACCTCGCCGGGCAGGTGCTGCCCGGCAACGACCTCATCGGGTTCGGGGCCGGGCAGGGCAGCCGCGACTGGGCCCGGCACGGCACCGCCATGGCCGGCATCGTGGCGGGCCACGGCCACGGCACGGGGAACCGAGCGGGGGTCCTCGGCATCGCCCCCGAGGCCAAGATCCTGCCGGTCCGGGTCATCCTGGAGTCCACCGACCCGGCCCGCAAACAGGCCCGCGAGACCAAGGGCGGCGCCCTGGCCGCGGGCATCCGCTGGGCCGCAGACAACGGCGCCGACGTCATCAACCTCTCGCTCGGCGACGACAGCGCGTCCGCACACCCCGAACCCGGCGAGGACGCCGCGATCCAGTACGCGCTTCTCAAGGGCGCCGTCGTCGTGGCCTCCGCGGGCAACGGCGGCGACCAGGGCGACCACATCTCCTACCCGGCCGCCTACCCGGGCGTCATCGCGGTGGCCGCCGTCGACAAGAACGGCACCCACGCCTCCTTCTCCACCCGGCGCTGGTACGCCACCGTCAGCGCCCCCGGCGTGGACGTCGTCATAGCCGACCCGGACCGCAAGTACTACGAGGGCTGGGGCACCAGCGCCGCCTCCGCGTTCGTCTCCGGCGCCGTCGCCCTGGTCCGTGCCGCGCACCCCGGACTCACCCCGGCACAGATCAAGCAGCTCCTTGAGGACACCGCCCGCAACGCCCCCGAGGGCGGCCGCGACGACGCCCGCGGCTACGGCATGATCGACCCGGCCGCCGCCCTCGCCGCCGCGGCCGAGCTGAAGCCCGCGGGGCTGCGCCCGGAGTCCGCGGCGTACGGCACGACGTACCTCGGGGGCGGCCCGGACGCGGCCGTCGCCTCCGACGACCCGGCGAACTGGCTGGCCCCCCTCTCGGCGGGCGGCGGCGTCCTGCTGCTCGGCGCCGGGGTGGCGCTCTGGCGCTCCACCCGGGTCAGGACCCCGCGCGAGTGGCTCTGAGCCGACGGGCCGCGGGAGCACGGCGAAAGGGCCCGGCTAGGCTCGTGACGTGGCGCTCAAGAACATTCCGGATTCCGGCTTCTCCGACGACGACGGCACTGCCGCCCCCGAACTGACCGAGGCGCTGGCCGCCTGGACGAAGGACCGATCGGCCGAGCCGCGGGTCCTCGCCGCCCTGCGCACGGCCAGACTGCTCGTGCCCGTGGTGGCGATGCTCGGCGAGAGCGAGATCGACGAGAACGGCCTGAAGCGCGAAAAAACCAGCGACATGGCGGTCCCCACGCTGAAGGCGGGCGACCGCACGGCGCTGCCCGCGTTCACCTCGATCGAGGCGCTGGCGCTGTGGGACCCCGCGGCCCGGCCGGTCGCCGTGCCGCTGCACCAGGCCCTCGCGGCGGCCGTGCACGAGAAGGCGGACACCGTGGTCATCGACCTCGCGGGCCCGGTGGCGTACGAACTGAAGGGCGCGGCCCTGCTCGCCCTCGCGGAGGGACGTGACAGCGCGGACCCGCTCCAGGACCCCTCGGTGATCGAGGCGGTGCGCTCGGCGGTGGCCGCCGTACCCGCCGTGGTCCGCGCCCACCTCGGCCCCGGCAGCGCGGACGGCACGCTCGCCCTGGTGCTCGCCGAGGGCGCGGTGCCCGCCGAGGCGGGGCGCCGGGTGGCCGAGCTGATCGCCGCCGACGAGACCCTGCGCGCCCGCCTCGTCGAGGGCCTCGACCTCGCTCTGCTGCCGCCCGGCGCCCCACAGCCGAACGAGCCGCTCTTCACCCGGTGAGGTGAGGAGCGGCCCGTTCGGCAGGCAGGCAGGCGGGTGGGCGGGCTCAGCCGAAGACGGCGCCCGTGTACTTCTCGCCCGGGCCCTGGCCCGGCGCGTCCGGCACGATGGACGCCTCGCGGAACGCCAGCTGAAGCGACTTGAGGCCGTCCCGCAGCGGGGCGGCGTGGAACGACGAGATCTCGGTCGCCCCGGCGTCGAGCAGCCCGGCCAGGGCGTGCACCAGCTTGCGGGCCTCGTCGAGGTCCTTGTACTGGTCGCCCTCCTCGGTCAGACCGAGCTTCACGGCGGCGGCGCTCATCAGGTTGACGGCGACCGTCACGATCACCTCGACCGCGGGAACCTCCGCGATGTCGCGGGCCATGGTGTCGAAGTCTGCGGTTTCATTGGGGGGCGTCTCACTCATGCCCACACGATATGCGGTGCGCGCGCCCCCTCCTCCCGCGCACTCGATTAGCCCGCCCGTCCCGTTGCTGCTAGCCTTGTGTAACGACCGGCCAGGCACGTGTGCCCGGCCCACAAGTGGAGGCTCCGATCTCCCACCCGACCACCCTCACGGGAGGCGGGTCTTCCGGTCAGGTGGCCCCCATCGTTCCGTACGGACGATGGAGCCGCCCGATGTGCGCCCCGCGGTGGACCGCGGCGGTGTTCCGGTTTTCTTGGAGCCCCGCCTGTGTCCGTCCGGGGCATTTTTTGTGCCTTCCGGCGGTTGGTCACGTCACTAGAGACATACGCGGCTGTCCCCCAGACAGTCGTGTGGTGCTACTGAGGAGGATCCATCAGCGCCGAGCCCCGCATCAACGACCGGATTCGCGTCCCCGAGGTCCGACTTGTCGGCCCCAGCGGCGAGCAGGTCGGAATTGTTCCGCTTGCCAAGGCCCTGGAGCTCGCCCAGGAGTATGACCTCGACCTGGTCGAGGTCGCGGCGACCGCCCGTCCGCCCGTGTGCAAGCTCATGGACTACGGGAAGTTCAAGTACGAGTCGGCCATGAAGGCCCGTGAGGCGCGCAAGAACCAGGCGCACACGGTCATCAAGGAGATGAAGCTCCGGCCGAAGATCGACCCGCACGACTACGACACCAAAAAGGGTCACGTCGTCCGGTTCCTCAAGCAGGGCGACAAGGTCAAGATCACGATCATGTTCCGTGGTCGTGAGCAGTCCCGGCCGGAGCTCGGCTACCGACTGCTCCAGCGCCTCGCTTCGGACGTGGAGGACCTCGGCTTCGTCGAGTCCAGCCCGAAGCAGGACGGCCGAAACATGATCATGGTCCTCGGTCCGCACAAGAAGAAGACCGAGGCGATGGCCGAAGCCCGCGAGGCCCAGGCGGCCCGCAAGGCGGAGCGCCAGGGTCAGGCGGCCACGTCGGACGAGTCCGTCGAGGACGAGTCCGTGGCCGAGGCGCCCGCCGCCGAAGCCGTGGCCGAGGAACACCCCGCCGAGGCCTGATTCCGGGACAGCCCGTTCCGGATATCAACCGATACATATGACGCTCCCGAGCGCCGGTCCCCGGACCGGCTGGGAGCGCCACTGACGAGGAGATAACGGCGCTATGCCGAAGAACAAGTCGCACAGCGGTGCCAGCAAGCGCTTCAAGATCACGGGCTCCGGCAAGGTGCTCCGTGAGCGTGCCGGCAAGCGCCACCTGCTCGAGCACAAGTCGTCCAAGAAGACCCGCTCGCTGACGGGCACGGTCGTCCTGGCTCCGGCCGACGCCAAGAAGGTCAAGAAGCTTCTCGGCAAGTGACGTTCCTCCGCCTCCGCTCGCCGGAGGCGGAACGTCGAGACCGGGACCTATTCGATTTCGGGTCGTGTGAGTCCAACCACGGCCCCGCTACAAGGAGTTAACAAGTGGCACGCGTCAAGCGGGCAGTCAACGCCCACAAGAAGCGCCGGGCAATTCTCGAGGCGGCCTCCGGCTACCGTGGTCAGCGTTCGCGCCTGTACCGCAAGGCCAAGGAGCAGGTCACCCACTCGCTGGTCTACAACTACAACGACCGCAAGAAGCGCAAGGGCGACTTCCGTCAGCTGTGGATCCAGCGCATCAACGCCGCTGCCCGCCAGAACGGCATGACCTACAACCGCCTCATCCAGGGTCTGAAGGCCGCCAACATCGAGGTGGACCGCAAGATCCTCGCGGAGCTGGCCGTCAACGACGCCAACGCGTTCGCGGCGCTCGTCGAGGTGGCCCAGAAGGCGCTTCCGAGCGATGTCAACGCTCCGAAGGCCGCGTAAGCGCCTGACGGCTGGTTGAGCCGGACCGGACCCGCAGGCCGTTGGCCTGCGGGTCCGGGTGCGTTCCGGGCATCTCCGGGTGCCTGGCCCCCGGACCCCCTCCGTGGACTGCGTCCCCTGCGCCCCCGTTTTCGCCTGCGGGTTGTGGGTGGCTTGTTGCGCAGTTCCCCGCGCCCCTAGCGTCGTTTTCGGCTGCGGGCCGGCTTGTGGCTGGTCGCGCAGTTCCTCGCGCCCCTAACCCCGTTTTTGGCTGCGGGTCGCTTGTGGCTGGTCGCGCAGTTCCTCGCGCCCCTAACCCCGTTTTTGGCTGTCGCGCGGTTCCTCGTGGCCCTTGGAAAGCTCGCGTTGCTCGGTGCCCCACGCCCAGGGGCCGTCCCTTCCGACCCACCTCGTAGAGAGACCGCTTACATGTCCAGCCCCGAGCTGATCTCCCC
Protein-coding sequences here:
- the rpmI gene encoding 50S ribosomal protein L35 — protein: MPKNKSHSGASKRFKITGSGKVLRERAGKRHLLEHKSSKKTRSLTGTVVLAPADAKKVKKLLGK
- the rplT gene encoding 50S ribosomal protein L20 — protein: MARVKRAVNAHKKRRAILEAASGYRGQRSRLYRKAKEQVTHSLVYNYNDRKKRKGDFRQLWIQRINAAARQNGMTYNRLIQGLKAANIEVDRKILAELAVNDANAFAALVEVAQKALPSDVNAPKAA
- a CDS encoding DUF1844 domain-containing protein gives rise to the protein MSETPPNETADFDTMARDIAEVPAVEVIVTVAVNLMSAAAVKLGLTEEGDQYKDLDEARKLVHALAGLLDAGATEISSFHAAPLRDGLKSLQLAFREASIVPDAPGQGPGEKYTGAVFG
- a CDS encoding amino acid deaminase/aldolase, producing the protein MTPRAADRARYDRTTAHLDAPLAIVDLEAFDANADDLVRRAAGKPIRVASKSVRCRALLERVLTRPGFAGIMSFTLAESLWLARAGFEDVLLAYPSADRARFAELTSDPKLAEAVTVMVDDPAQLDLVDGAREGGGLEVRVCLELDTSLQLFGGRVRVGARRSPLRTPAQLAELARAVARRPGFRLVGLMAYEGHVAGVGDAVAGSPLRSRAIRLMQSAARKELAARRAEVVRAVRAVAPDLEFVNGGGTGSVQHTAAEAAVTEIAAGSGLYVPRLFDNYTSFSGRPAALFAQPVVRRPGVGVVTVLGGGYPASGAPGADRLPVPYLPEGLRYDGQEGAGEVQTPLLGSAADDLLIGDKVWFRHAKAGELCERFAQLSLVEGDRVTATVPTYRGEGQTFL
- the mycP gene encoding type VII secretion-associated serine protease mycosin translates to MTAPSWPASVPAGSAPRLPRRVAALASVAVLTLLLSAAPAHADGIRDRQWELAAMHTEQAWRTTKGAGVTVAVLDTGVDGSHPDLAGQVLPGNDLIGFGAGQGSRDWARHGTAMAGIVAGHGHGTGNRAGVLGIAPEAKILPVRVILESTDPARKQARETKGGALAAGIRWAADNGADVINLSLGDDSASAHPEPGEDAAIQYALLKGAVVVASAGNGGDQGDHISYPAAYPGVIAVAAVDKNGTHASFSTRRWYATVSAPGVDVVIADPDRKYYEGWGTSAASAFVSGAVALVRAAHPGLTPAQIKQLLEDTARNAPEGGRDDARGYGMIDPAAALAAAAELKPAGLRPESAAYGTTYLGGGPDAAVASDDPANWLAPLSAGGGVLLLGAGVALWRSTRVRTPREWL
- a CDS encoding DUF2510 domain-containing protein; the encoded protein is MSMTTPPGWYPDPGAPGTERWWDGATWSAHTRPVAGRSFGPPQPVTPVTAVTAPAVRRRRPLVVAGFAAVVLAAAVAGGFAVLGGPDDEPRTTGASRSATAPQVVNSPSARPGSGPSDDPHTLVDQLNGITLPIPDGWEKSDDMVGELLTMVTKDTYDCPGGSGFCHHGKVTTSTATASDLKTAEAVARHDIADAANDAYDHDAVGTRLYNGITAHHEVKSGPVVVDGRTGYLVRWQVTTGSGPGGYVESLAFPSTVGSEAMVIARFAFDAGPDGPPLALMDTITRGIVPLGGGGNGGVGTSLPPPSP
- a CDS encoding haloacid dehalogenase-like hydrolase, encoding MSTSSTARRLPVLAAALSLAAAGLAAAQPAEARTPHCPQLTVSDGWYGDNQARIQDLIDTYGTCGAGAGHGKKPVAVFDWDNTVVKNDVGDATMYWLLRNSKIQRPVRGDWHTTSRYLTDDAATSLAAACPAGRSTTLPTATDTRCADEMLAVYGEGRTGKGAPAFAGYDRRTIEPSYAWLAQLLHGWTPAQVRAFASAARTQNLNAPADAVQTVGSNTRATAWVRYYDQQRDLIRTLKKAGFDVWITSASPEPVVDAWARGAGVEPDHAIGIRSTTEHGRITSHLKGCGAAKDGDDSMITYIDGKRCWINQEIFGVRGAAAEKVQPATRRQVFAAGDSDTDVSFLRDATGLRLVLNRNKNELMCRAYDDSDGRWIVNPMFIEPKGQKAAPYPCATTGYTDHDGTAAPVRRADGSVVPNQRDTVYGG
- the infC gene encoding translation initiation factor IF-3, with product MSAEPRINDRIRVPEVRLVGPSGEQVGIVPLAKALELAQEYDLDLVEVAATARPPVCKLMDYGKFKYESAMKAREARKNQAHTVIKEMKLRPKIDPHDYDTKKGHVVRFLKQGDKVKITIMFRGREQSRPELGYRLLQRLASDVEDLGFVESSPKQDGRNMIMVLGPHKKKTEAMAEAREAQAARKAERQGQAATSDESVEDESVAEAPAAEAVAEEHPAEA
- a CDS encoding SseB family protein, with translation MALKNIPDSGFSDDDGTAAPELTEALAAWTKDRSAEPRVLAALRTARLLVPVVAMLGESEIDENGLKREKTSDMAVPTLKAGDRTALPAFTSIEALALWDPAARPVAVPLHQALAAAVHEKADTVVIDLAGPVAYELKGAALLALAEGRDSADPLQDPSVIEAVRSAVAAVPAVVRAHLGPGSADGTLALVLAEGAVPAEAGRRVAELIAADETLRARLVEGLDLALLPPGAPQPNEPLFTR
- a CDS encoding aldehyde dehydrogenase family protein gives rise to the protein MSTAYELQVLNPATEEVIATVPGATPADVDAAVVRARAAQHRWAAAAPADRARLLRRFAALVDEHVEELARLEVREAGHTIGNARWEAGNVRDLLDFSAGGVERLSGRQIPVAGGLDITLLEPLGVIGVIAPWNFPMPIAAWGTAPALAAGNAVILKPAETTPLTALRLAELALEAGLPEGLFQVLPGAGAIAGNALVEHPGVAKIVFTGSTRVGKQIMATCAERVKRVTLELGGKSPNIVFADADIEAAAAATPMSFLDNSGQDCCARTRILVQRTAYDRFMDLLGPGIEQIVVGDPSDEKTQMGPLISRVQLERVRSYVADDAPGLRGSAPEGPGFWFPPTVLTGLDPDAPAAVEEVFGPVAVVLPFEDEEDAVRLANATEYGLSGSIWTRDVGRALRVSRAVAAGNLSVNSHSSVRYSTPFGGYKQSGLGRELGPDALTAFTETKNVFISTEA
- a CDS encoding 3-oxoacyl-ACP reductase, whose product is MTDDTATTSGGSPRTPVCRRLVGRTAVITGAGSGIGLATARRLAAEGAHVVCGDIDERAGKAAAEAVGGTFVRVDVTDQEQVEALFKTAFDTYGSVDIAFNNAGISPPDDDSILTTGLDAWRRVQEVNLTSVYLCCKAALPYMQRQGRGSIINTASFVAVMGAATSQISYTASKGGVLAMSRELGVQFAREGIRVNALCPGPVNTPLLQELFAKDPERAARRLVHIPAGRFAEADEIAAAVAFLASDDSSFINATDFLVDGGISGAYVTPL